Proteins from a single region of Bombus pascuorum chromosome 5, iyBomPasc1.1, whole genome shotgun sequence:
- the LOC132907029 gene encoding polycomb protein Sfmbt-like isoform X3 — translation MDMQASNVYASIPGLPELGMVWMGDMMVHGEPTHELMLDPRQAESPFFPHGSNPYENIRNHQIAPTTMVRYLPPQFANECSEPDEAVEAVDSQEIQQEYDSQSERQEMAEYLTLEDYIGDEEREQVVNNAATQTTQDNRNRKIKPIKHPGLVLKTPIAYQPHTDLNFIPIRKDGIAVCEKCGAIGVKHAFYTKERRFCSRACARSSEHTAPTADSTYSPSHSVEAHASVNSTSPNESKLTKNVIVQEETDIKESFELEKEKVISEPVMPEDLPVRRKRTAEMAGSYDWTPQLTEPGFCAAPVSCFKHAPISEIWDNITVGMKVEVENTDCDEVCEAFPDSFWVATVLRISGYRALLRYEGFGLNDDKDFWVSLCSNDIHPVGWCATIGKPLIPPNTIADKYKDWKDFLMKRLTGARTLPTNFYNKVNDSMKSRFRCGFHLEVVDKNRISQVKVATIQKIVGKRLHVRYYDSPPEDNGFWCHEDSPLIHPVGWAKRVGQTLDAYPEYLERVSKSKLCEDDATEDLFYVPKNHHVHLGYTFREGMKIEAIDPLNLSAICAATIMQVLKEDYIMIRIDSYDEDASGADWFCYHSCSPCIFPIGFCSQHGLPLTPPKGYDPTTFTWDTYLTETNTIPAPVQLFNREIPQHGFIEGMRLEAADLMDPRLVCVATITRVIGRLLRVHFDGWEDEYDQWLDCQSPDIYPVGWCDLVDHKLEGPRVLNKNTSPTVKSPRGLKRKAKRKVKKSSKVSCAKNILPRHSERISTAREREREVEPAQGIKIERERDLESLPEQRNREPEPAEEPAGPDQTLPSPTTGQGQALNDTQSEIQSPPPPKERIATSYINVTSASSKYIPRLADGVQKSSESGELVPSEWNVFDVAQFLRVNDCATYCDNFSKRKIDGKTLLTLTKDQIIDLTGFKVGPSLKIYDLIQQLKIKVNPAQERLKLGLKKLL, via the exons ATGGACATGCAAGCTTCTAATG TGTATGCTTCCATCCCTGGATTACCGGAACTAGGGATGGTATGGATGGGAGATATGATGGTACACGGAGAACCTACACATGAACTTATGTTGGATCCACGTCAAGCTGAAAGTCCTTTTTTTCCTCATGGTTCAAAtccatatgaaaatattagaaatcaCCAAATCGCACCTACAACTATGGTACGATATCTACCACCTCAGTTCGCTAATGAATGTTCAGAGCCTGATGAAGCTGTAGAAGCCGTTGATTCCCAGGAAATACAACAG GAATATGATTCACAGTCTGAAAGACAAGAAATGGCTGAATATTTGACATTAGAAGATTACATTGGTGACGAAGAACGAGAGCAAGTTGTAAACAACGCAGCAACACAAACTACTCAAGATAATCGCAATAGGAAAATAAAACCTATAAAGCATCCTGGATTGGTTTTAAAGACACCAATTGCATATCAACCACATAcagatttaaattttattcccaTTCGTAAGGATGGTATAG CTGTTTGCGAAAAATGTGGTGCTATTGGTGTGAAACATGCATTTTATACTAAAGAACGACGATTTTGTAGTAGAGCATGTGCAAGATCTTCAGAACATACAGCTCCTACTGCTGATTCTACGTATAGTCCATCACATTCTGTTGAGGCACACGCATCTGTAAATTCAACTTCTCCAAACGAGTCTAAATTAACAAAGAAT gTCATAGTACAAGAAGAAACAGACATAAAAGAATCTTTTGAActagagaaagagaaagttaTATCAGAACCAGTAATGCCAGAGGATTTACCtgtaagaagaaaaagaactgCTGAAATGGCAGGTTCTTATGATTGGACCCCACAATTAACAGAACCTGGATTTTGTGCTGCTCCAGTATCTTGTTTTAAACAT GCACCTATATCAGAAATATGGGATAATATCACAGTTGGTATGAAAGTAGAAGTGGAAAATACTGATTGCGATGAAGTATGTGAAGCTTTCCCAGATTCCTTTTGGGTTGCTACTGTGTTACGTATATCTGGATATAGAGCTTTGTTAAGGTATGAGGGTTTTGGACTCAATGATGATAAAGATTTTTGGGTATCTTTGTGCTCGAATGACATACACCCTGTAGGTTGGTGTGCAACCATTGGAAAACCTCTTATTCCACCTAATA CAATTGCTGATAAGTACAAAGACTGGAAGGATTTTCTAATGAAACGATTGACAGGTGCAAGAACATTGCCaactaatttttataataaagttaACGATAGTATGAAGTCGCGTTTTAGATGTGGATTTCACTTGGAAGTCgtagataaaaatagaatctcGCAAGTAAAAGTAGCAACGATACAAAAAATTGTGGGTAAACGATTACATGTACGATACTATGATTCACCACCCGAAGACAATGGTTTTTGGTGCCACGAAGATTCTCCTCTTATACATCCTGTTGGGTGGGCAAAACGGGTAGGACAAACGTTGGATGCATATCCTGAATATTTGGAGCGTGTGTCAAAATCAAAATTGTGTGAAGATGACGCAACTGAAGACCTTTTCTATGTGCCAAAGAACCATCATGTACATCTTGGATACACATTTCGAGAAGGAATGAAAATAGAAGCCATTGATCCTCTTAATCTCTCTGCCATATGTGCAGCAACAATTATGCAAGTTTTAAAAGAAGATTATATAATGATCCGTATAGATAGTTATGATGAAGATGCAAGTGGTGCTGATTGGTTCTGCTATCATTCATGTTCACCTTGTATTTTTCCAATTGGATTTTGTTCTCAACATGGATTACCACTTACACCACCAAAGGGCTATGATCCCACTACATTTACATGGGATACATATTTAACAGAGACGAATACTATACCTGCTCCTGTGCAGTTATTTAATAGG gAAATACCTCAACATGGATTTATTGAAGGAATGAGGCTCGAAGCAGCTGATTTAATGGATCCTAGATTAGTTTGTGTTGCTACTATTACTAGGGTGATTGGAAGGTTATTAAGAGTACACTTCGATGGTTGGGAGGACGAATATGATCAATGGCTAGATTGTCAGAGTCCTGACATTTATCCAGTCGGATGGTGTGATTTGGTTGATCATAAATTAGAAGGGCCCCGTGTACTCAATAAAAACACTAGTCCTACTG TAAAATCACCAAGAGGCCTTAAACGTAAAGCTAagagaaaagtgaaaaaaagcAGCAAAGTATCTTGTGCGAAAAACATTCTACCTCGACACAGTGAACGTATTAGTACGGCTCGTGAACGCGAACGAGAAGTAGAGCCAGCCcaaggaataaaaatcgaaagagAACGTGACTTGGAAAGCCTACCAGAACAAAGAAACAGGGAACCAGAACCAGCAGAAGAACCAGCTGGACCTGATCAAACTTTACCTAGTCCTACTACTGGACAAGGTCAAGCATTAAATGATACTCAAAGTGAGATACAAAGCCCTCCACCACCAAAAGAACGAATTGCAACATCGTacattaat GTAACGTCTGCTTCTAGCAAATACATCCCAAGGCTAGCAGATGGTGTTCAAAAGAGTTCTGAATCTGGTGAATTAGTGCCATCTGAGTGGAATGTGTTTGATGTAGCACAATTTCTTCGTGTTAATGATTGTGCAACATATTGCGATAACTTTAGTAAACGTAAGATAGATGGAAAAACTCTATTAACACTCACTAAGGACCAAATAATAGACCTAACCGGTTTTAAAGTTGGGCCTTCTTTAAAGATATATGATCTTATTCAGCAATTGAAAATCAAAGTGAATCCAGCTCAGGAAAGGTTGAAATTAggattgaaaaaattattataa
- the LOC132907029 gene encoding polycomb protein Sfmbt-like isoform X1 gives MDMQASNGMDICMNSVYASIPGLPELGMVWMGDMMVHGEPTHELMLDPRQAESPFFPHGSNPYENIRNHQIAPTTMVRYLPPQFANECSEPDEAVEAVDSQEIQQEYDSQSERQEMAEYLTLEDYIGDEEREQVVNNAATQTTQDNRNRKIKPIKHPGLVLKTPIAYQPHTDLNFIPIRKDGIAVCEKCGAIGVKHAFYTKERRFCSRACARSSEHTAPTADSTYSPSHSVEAHASVNSTSPNESKLTKNVIVQEETDIKESFELEKEKVISEPVMPEDLPVRRKRTAEMAGSYDWTPQLTEPGFCAAPVSCFKHAPISEIWDNITVGMKVEVENTDCDEVCEAFPDSFWVATVLRISGYRALLRYEGFGLNDDKDFWVSLCSNDIHPVGWCATIGKPLIPPNTIADKYKDWKDFLMKRLTGARTLPTNFYNKVNDSMKSRFRCGFHLEVVDKNRISQVKVATIQKIVGKRLHVRYYDSPPEDNGFWCHEDSPLIHPVGWAKRVGQTLDAYPEYLERVSKSKLCEDDATEDLFYVPKNHHVHLGYTFREGMKIEAIDPLNLSAICAATIMQVLKEDYIMIRIDSYDEDASGADWFCYHSCSPCIFPIGFCSQHGLPLTPPKGYDPTTFTWDTYLTETNTIPAPVQLFNREIPQHGFIEGMRLEAADLMDPRLVCVATITRVIGRLLRVHFDGWEDEYDQWLDCQSPDIYPVGWCDLVDHKLEGPRVLNKNTSPTVKSPRGLKRKAKRKVKKSSKVSCAKNILPRHSERISTAREREREVEPAQGIKIERERDLESLPEQRNREPEPAEEPAGPDQTLPSPTTGQGQALNDTQSEIQSPPPPKERIATSYINVTSASSKYIPRLADGVQKSSESGELVPSEWNVFDVAQFLRVNDCATYCDNFSKRKIDGKTLLTLTKDQIIDLTGFKVGPSLKIYDLIQQLKIKVNPAQERLKLGLKKLL, from the exons ATGGACATGCAAGCTTCTAATG GAATGGATATTTGTATGAATTCAGTGTATGCTTCCATCCCTGGATTACCGGAACTAGGGATGGTATGGATGGGAGATATGATGGTACACGGAGAACCTACACATGAACTTATGTTGGATCCACGTCAAGCTGAAAGTCCTTTTTTTCCTCATGGTTCAAAtccatatgaaaatattagaaatcaCCAAATCGCACCTACAACTATGGTACGATATCTACCACCTCAGTTCGCTAATGAATGTTCAGAGCCTGATGAAGCTGTAGAAGCCGTTGATTCCCAGGAAATACAACAG GAATATGATTCACAGTCTGAAAGACAAGAAATGGCTGAATATTTGACATTAGAAGATTACATTGGTGACGAAGAACGAGAGCAAGTTGTAAACAACGCAGCAACACAAACTACTCAAGATAATCGCAATAGGAAAATAAAACCTATAAAGCATCCTGGATTGGTTTTAAAGACACCAATTGCATATCAACCACATAcagatttaaattttattcccaTTCGTAAGGATGGTATAG CTGTTTGCGAAAAATGTGGTGCTATTGGTGTGAAACATGCATTTTATACTAAAGAACGACGATTTTGTAGTAGAGCATGTGCAAGATCTTCAGAACATACAGCTCCTACTGCTGATTCTACGTATAGTCCATCACATTCTGTTGAGGCACACGCATCTGTAAATTCAACTTCTCCAAACGAGTCTAAATTAACAAAGAAT gTCATAGTACAAGAAGAAACAGACATAAAAGAATCTTTTGAActagagaaagagaaagttaTATCAGAACCAGTAATGCCAGAGGATTTACCtgtaagaagaaaaagaactgCTGAAATGGCAGGTTCTTATGATTGGACCCCACAATTAACAGAACCTGGATTTTGTGCTGCTCCAGTATCTTGTTTTAAACAT GCACCTATATCAGAAATATGGGATAATATCACAGTTGGTATGAAAGTAGAAGTGGAAAATACTGATTGCGATGAAGTATGTGAAGCTTTCCCAGATTCCTTTTGGGTTGCTACTGTGTTACGTATATCTGGATATAGAGCTTTGTTAAGGTATGAGGGTTTTGGACTCAATGATGATAAAGATTTTTGGGTATCTTTGTGCTCGAATGACATACACCCTGTAGGTTGGTGTGCAACCATTGGAAAACCTCTTATTCCACCTAATA CAATTGCTGATAAGTACAAAGACTGGAAGGATTTTCTAATGAAACGATTGACAGGTGCAAGAACATTGCCaactaatttttataataaagttaACGATAGTATGAAGTCGCGTTTTAGATGTGGATTTCACTTGGAAGTCgtagataaaaatagaatctcGCAAGTAAAAGTAGCAACGATACAAAAAATTGTGGGTAAACGATTACATGTACGATACTATGATTCACCACCCGAAGACAATGGTTTTTGGTGCCACGAAGATTCTCCTCTTATACATCCTGTTGGGTGGGCAAAACGGGTAGGACAAACGTTGGATGCATATCCTGAATATTTGGAGCGTGTGTCAAAATCAAAATTGTGTGAAGATGACGCAACTGAAGACCTTTTCTATGTGCCAAAGAACCATCATGTACATCTTGGATACACATTTCGAGAAGGAATGAAAATAGAAGCCATTGATCCTCTTAATCTCTCTGCCATATGTGCAGCAACAATTATGCAAGTTTTAAAAGAAGATTATATAATGATCCGTATAGATAGTTATGATGAAGATGCAAGTGGTGCTGATTGGTTCTGCTATCATTCATGTTCACCTTGTATTTTTCCAATTGGATTTTGTTCTCAACATGGATTACCACTTACACCACCAAAGGGCTATGATCCCACTACATTTACATGGGATACATATTTAACAGAGACGAATACTATACCTGCTCCTGTGCAGTTATTTAATAGG gAAATACCTCAACATGGATTTATTGAAGGAATGAGGCTCGAAGCAGCTGATTTAATGGATCCTAGATTAGTTTGTGTTGCTACTATTACTAGGGTGATTGGAAGGTTATTAAGAGTACACTTCGATGGTTGGGAGGACGAATATGATCAATGGCTAGATTGTCAGAGTCCTGACATTTATCCAGTCGGATGGTGTGATTTGGTTGATCATAAATTAGAAGGGCCCCGTGTACTCAATAAAAACACTAGTCCTACTG TAAAATCACCAAGAGGCCTTAAACGTAAAGCTAagagaaaagtgaaaaaaagcAGCAAAGTATCTTGTGCGAAAAACATTCTACCTCGACACAGTGAACGTATTAGTACGGCTCGTGAACGCGAACGAGAAGTAGAGCCAGCCcaaggaataaaaatcgaaagagAACGTGACTTGGAAAGCCTACCAGAACAAAGAAACAGGGAACCAGAACCAGCAGAAGAACCAGCTGGACCTGATCAAACTTTACCTAGTCCTACTACTGGACAAGGTCAAGCATTAAATGATACTCAAAGTGAGATACAAAGCCCTCCACCACCAAAAGAACGAATTGCAACATCGTacattaat GTAACGTCTGCTTCTAGCAAATACATCCCAAGGCTAGCAGATGGTGTTCAAAAGAGTTCTGAATCTGGTGAATTAGTGCCATCTGAGTGGAATGTGTTTGATGTAGCACAATTTCTTCGTGTTAATGATTGTGCAACATATTGCGATAACTTTAGTAAACGTAAGATAGATGGAAAAACTCTATTAACACTCACTAAGGACCAAATAATAGACCTAACCGGTTTTAAAGTTGGGCCTTCTTTAAAGATATATGATCTTATTCAGCAATTGAAAATCAAAGTGAATCCAGCTCAGGAAAGGTTGAAATTAggattgaaaaaattattataa
- the LOC132907029 gene encoding polycomb protein Sfmbt-like isoform X2: MFPSGKGMDICMNSVYASIPGLPELGMVWMGDMMVHGEPTHELMLDPRQAESPFFPHGSNPYENIRNHQIAPTTMVRYLPPQFANECSEPDEAVEAVDSQEIQQEYDSQSERQEMAEYLTLEDYIGDEEREQVVNNAATQTTQDNRNRKIKPIKHPGLVLKTPIAYQPHTDLNFIPIRKDGIAVCEKCGAIGVKHAFYTKERRFCSRACARSSEHTAPTADSTYSPSHSVEAHASVNSTSPNESKLTKNVIVQEETDIKESFELEKEKVISEPVMPEDLPVRRKRTAEMAGSYDWTPQLTEPGFCAAPVSCFKHAPISEIWDNITVGMKVEVENTDCDEVCEAFPDSFWVATVLRISGYRALLRYEGFGLNDDKDFWVSLCSNDIHPVGWCATIGKPLIPPNTIADKYKDWKDFLMKRLTGARTLPTNFYNKVNDSMKSRFRCGFHLEVVDKNRISQVKVATIQKIVGKRLHVRYYDSPPEDNGFWCHEDSPLIHPVGWAKRVGQTLDAYPEYLERVSKSKLCEDDATEDLFYVPKNHHVHLGYTFREGMKIEAIDPLNLSAICAATIMQVLKEDYIMIRIDSYDEDASGADWFCYHSCSPCIFPIGFCSQHGLPLTPPKGYDPTTFTWDTYLTETNTIPAPVQLFNREIPQHGFIEGMRLEAADLMDPRLVCVATITRVIGRLLRVHFDGWEDEYDQWLDCQSPDIYPVGWCDLVDHKLEGPRVLNKNTSPTVKSPRGLKRKAKRKVKKSSKVSCAKNILPRHSERISTAREREREVEPAQGIKIERERDLESLPEQRNREPEPAEEPAGPDQTLPSPTTGQGQALNDTQSEIQSPPPPKERIATSYINVTSASSKYIPRLADGVQKSSESGELVPSEWNVFDVAQFLRVNDCATYCDNFSKRKIDGKTLLTLTKDQIIDLTGFKVGPSLKIYDLIQQLKIKVNPAQERLKLGLKKLL, encoded by the exons ATGTTTCCCAGTGGAAAAG GAATGGATATTTGTATGAATTCAGTGTATGCTTCCATCCCTGGATTACCGGAACTAGGGATGGTATGGATGGGAGATATGATGGTACACGGAGAACCTACACATGAACTTATGTTGGATCCACGTCAAGCTGAAAGTCCTTTTTTTCCTCATGGTTCAAAtccatatgaaaatattagaaatcaCCAAATCGCACCTACAACTATGGTACGATATCTACCACCTCAGTTCGCTAATGAATGTTCAGAGCCTGATGAAGCTGTAGAAGCCGTTGATTCCCAGGAAATACAACAG GAATATGATTCACAGTCTGAAAGACAAGAAATGGCTGAATATTTGACATTAGAAGATTACATTGGTGACGAAGAACGAGAGCAAGTTGTAAACAACGCAGCAACACAAACTACTCAAGATAATCGCAATAGGAAAATAAAACCTATAAAGCATCCTGGATTGGTTTTAAAGACACCAATTGCATATCAACCACATAcagatttaaattttattcccaTTCGTAAGGATGGTATAG CTGTTTGCGAAAAATGTGGTGCTATTGGTGTGAAACATGCATTTTATACTAAAGAACGACGATTTTGTAGTAGAGCATGTGCAAGATCTTCAGAACATACAGCTCCTACTGCTGATTCTACGTATAGTCCATCACATTCTGTTGAGGCACACGCATCTGTAAATTCAACTTCTCCAAACGAGTCTAAATTAACAAAGAAT gTCATAGTACAAGAAGAAACAGACATAAAAGAATCTTTTGAActagagaaagagaaagttaTATCAGAACCAGTAATGCCAGAGGATTTACCtgtaagaagaaaaagaactgCTGAAATGGCAGGTTCTTATGATTGGACCCCACAATTAACAGAACCTGGATTTTGTGCTGCTCCAGTATCTTGTTTTAAACAT GCACCTATATCAGAAATATGGGATAATATCACAGTTGGTATGAAAGTAGAAGTGGAAAATACTGATTGCGATGAAGTATGTGAAGCTTTCCCAGATTCCTTTTGGGTTGCTACTGTGTTACGTATATCTGGATATAGAGCTTTGTTAAGGTATGAGGGTTTTGGACTCAATGATGATAAAGATTTTTGGGTATCTTTGTGCTCGAATGACATACACCCTGTAGGTTGGTGTGCAACCATTGGAAAACCTCTTATTCCACCTAATA CAATTGCTGATAAGTACAAAGACTGGAAGGATTTTCTAATGAAACGATTGACAGGTGCAAGAACATTGCCaactaatttttataataaagttaACGATAGTATGAAGTCGCGTTTTAGATGTGGATTTCACTTGGAAGTCgtagataaaaatagaatctcGCAAGTAAAAGTAGCAACGATACAAAAAATTGTGGGTAAACGATTACATGTACGATACTATGATTCACCACCCGAAGACAATGGTTTTTGGTGCCACGAAGATTCTCCTCTTATACATCCTGTTGGGTGGGCAAAACGGGTAGGACAAACGTTGGATGCATATCCTGAATATTTGGAGCGTGTGTCAAAATCAAAATTGTGTGAAGATGACGCAACTGAAGACCTTTTCTATGTGCCAAAGAACCATCATGTACATCTTGGATACACATTTCGAGAAGGAATGAAAATAGAAGCCATTGATCCTCTTAATCTCTCTGCCATATGTGCAGCAACAATTATGCAAGTTTTAAAAGAAGATTATATAATGATCCGTATAGATAGTTATGATGAAGATGCAAGTGGTGCTGATTGGTTCTGCTATCATTCATGTTCACCTTGTATTTTTCCAATTGGATTTTGTTCTCAACATGGATTACCACTTACACCACCAAAGGGCTATGATCCCACTACATTTACATGGGATACATATTTAACAGAGACGAATACTATACCTGCTCCTGTGCAGTTATTTAATAGG gAAATACCTCAACATGGATTTATTGAAGGAATGAGGCTCGAAGCAGCTGATTTAATGGATCCTAGATTAGTTTGTGTTGCTACTATTACTAGGGTGATTGGAAGGTTATTAAGAGTACACTTCGATGGTTGGGAGGACGAATATGATCAATGGCTAGATTGTCAGAGTCCTGACATTTATCCAGTCGGATGGTGTGATTTGGTTGATCATAAATTAGAAGGGCCCCGTGTACTCAATAAAAACACTAGTCCTACTG TAAAATCACCAAGAGGCCTTAAACGTAAAGCTAagagaaaagtgaaaaaaagcAGCAAAGTATCTTGTGCGAAAAACATTCTACCTCGACACAGTGAACGTATTAGTACGGCTCGTGAACGCGAACGAGAAGTAGAGCCAGCCcaaggaataaaaatcgaaagagAACGTGACTTGGAAAGCCTACCAGAACAAAGAAACAGGGAACCAGAACCAGCAGAAGAACCAGCTGGACCTGATCAAACTTTACCTAGTCCTACTACTGGACAAGGTCAAGCATTAAATGATACTCAAAGTGAGATACAAAGCCCTCCACCACCAAAAGAACGAATTGCAACATCGTacattaat GTAACGTCTGCTTCTAGCAAATACATCCCAAGGCTAGCAGATGGTGTTCAAAAGAGTTCTGAATCTGGTGAATTAGTGCCATCTGAGTGGAATGTGTTTGATGTAGCACAATTTCTTCGTGTTAATGATTGTGCAACATATTGCGATAACTTTAGTAAACGTAAGATAGATGGAAAAACTCTATTAACACTCACTAAGGACCAAATAATAGACCTAACCGGTTTTAAAGTTGGGCCTTCTTTAAAGATATATGATCTTATTCAGCAATTGAAAATCAAAGTGAATCCAGCTCAGGAAAGGTTGAAATTAggattgaaaaaattattataa